A genomic stretch from Aedes albopictus strain Foshan chromosome 2, AalbF5, whole genome shotgun sequence includes:
- the LOC109425647 gene encoding uncharacterized protein LOC109425647, producing the protein MSLVPILFRDWLDDVWDSPLHSSRILDQHFATGLLADDLFGAISTCPRHNYRRHGYYRPWRTVQSQQDMGSFVDVNSERFQINLDIQQFTPDEITVRTVDDMVVVEGKHEEKQDEHGYVSRQFCRKYKLPNGYEPEDVTSSISTDGVLTVTAPKKALPQKSDERIVQITQTDELLSDKDSDKDKEEDENYPVSGKTGFSLSQHSQFHAERCSEKCTISRYASSDKMPPMLYRKMWDDAPNRSHIPDQHFGQVVSTDDLVDALTTHQLRRRQHGAYERPWHHGDSLRDTGSTVQVADDKFEVCLDVAQFKPEEVSVKLSGHCITVEAKHEEKEDDHGLVMRQFLRRYTVPHGHDLERIGSSLSSDGVLTVTVPKSTGAASEALRDIQVVETGEPAHLSHDRHMASNGNGVS; encoded by the exons ATGTCCCTGGTGCCGATTTTGTTCCGCGATTGGTTGGACGACGTGTGGGACAGCCCGCTGCACAGTTCCAGGATCTTGGATCAGCACTTTGCCACCGGACTGCTGGCGGATGATTTGTTCGGTGCGATATCGACCTGCCCAAGGCATAACTATCGTCGGCATGGTTACTACCGCCCTTGGCGAACGGTTCAATCCCAACAGGATATGGGTTCCTTCGTGGATGTTAACAGCGAACGGTTCCAAATCAACTTGGATATACAGCAGTTTACCCCGGATGAGATAACCGTTAGGACGGTGGACGACATGGTCGTCGTCGAGGGGAAGCACGAAGAGAAGCAAGACGAGCATGGATATGTATCTAGACAGTTTTGCCGTAAATATAAGCTGCCAA ATGGATACGAGCCAGAGGACGTCACTTCTTCTATTTCGACGGACGGAGTACTAACGGTTACGGCTCCGAAAAAGGCGCTACCACAGAAGTCGGACGAGCGAATTGTGCAAATTACGCAGACGGACGAACTGCTCTCTGATAAGGATTCTGATAAGGATAAGGAAGAGGATGAAAA CTACCCAGTTTCGGGGAAAACAGGCTTCTCTCTTTCGCAGCACAGCCAGTTCCACGCGGAGCGTTGCAGTGAAAAGTGCACCATCAGTAGATACGCCTCATCGGACAAGATGCCACCAATGCTGTACCGAAAAATGTGGGACGACGCCCCCAACCGGTCCCACATACCGGATCAGCATTTCGGCCAAGTTGTGAGCACCGATGACCTGGTGGACGCCCTGACGACGCATCAACTCCGCCGAAGACAACACGGTGCCTACGAACGGCCATGGCACCATGGGGACTCCCTCCGGGACACTGGATCCACCGTGCAGGTAGCGGACGACAAATTCGAAGTCTGTCTGGATGTGGCGCAATTCAAGCCGGAGGAAGTCTCGGTAAAGCTCTCCGGCCATTGCATCACCGTCGAAGCGAAGCACGAGGAAAAAGAAGACGATCACGGACTGGTGATGAGACAGTTCCTTCGACGGTACACGGTGCCACATGGGCACGACCTGGAACGGATCGGTTCGTCGCTGTCTTCGGATGGAGTGTTGACGGTCACTGTTCCGAAATCAACGGGTGCCGCATCTGAGGCTTTGCGCGACATTCAGGTTGTAGAGACGGGTGAACCTGCGCATCTGTCGCACGATCGACACATGGCTAGCAACGGAAATGGCGTTTCGTAA